The nucleotide sequence CACCCGTACGAGATCGTGTTCGCCGGCCCGGCGGCGGGCACCATGGCGAGCGCCTACTTCGGGTCGCTCATCGACACCCCCGACCTGCTGTGCGCGGACGTCGGCGGAACCTCGTGCGACATCAGCCTGGTCACCGACGGTGCGCCGTCGGTCGACACCACCTTCGAGCTCGAGCACGACCTGGTCGTCAACGCCCTGTCGAACGAGATCGTCAGCATCGGCGCCGGCGGTGGCAGCCTGGTCACGATCAGCCCGGCCGGTGAGCTCATGGTCGGTCCCGGATCGGCCGGTTCGGTACCCGGCCCGGCCTGCTACGGCCGCGGCGGCACGCAACCCGCCACCACCGACACCATGCTCCTGATGGGCATCATCGATCCCGACGGGTTCGCCGGCGGCCGGATGCGGCTGGATCCGGAGCGTTCGCGCCGGGCGTTCGAGGATCTCGACTCGCCGTTGTCGTTCGAGCAGCGGGTGAACTACGCGTTCCGGGTCGGTGTGAACAACGTCGCCGAGGGGCTGTTCAACGTCGCGGTCAAGCACGGCATCGACCCGCGGGACTACAGCCTGCTCGCATTCGGCGCGGCCGGGCCGATGCTGCTGCCGGCCGCGCTCGGCCTGCTGCACGCCAAGGAGGTCGTGGTCCCGCCGCACCCGGGCCTGTTCTCCGCGCTCGGGCTGGTCAGCTCCGACCAGGTCTACGGCGACAGCCGCAGCGCCTACACGATCCTCGCGCCCGAGGCCGCCGAGGGCATCGAGAAGGTGTACGCGCAGATGGAGGACCGCCTGAAGCAGCGGTTCGGCGACCGCGGTGCGGACGTGGAGTTCGTCCGCACCTTCGATGCGCTGCTGATGGGCCAGAGCTGGGAGACCCCGTTCGTCGGGATCCCGGACGGCCCCATCACCGCCGACACCGTCACCCGGATGATCGCGAACTTCCACGACGTCTACGAGCAGCGCACCGGCAACCGGTTCGAGGCGCTGCCGGTGCAGGGCGTGACCTACCGGGTCGAGGCCGTCTTCCCGGCGGCCAAGGTCGAGTACCCGAAGATCCCGCGCCGGGACTCCGGCGGTCCGGTGCCGAGCCGGGAGCTGGAGATCCGCTACCTGACCGACGAGCCGCTCGCCGCGCACGAGTACCAGCGGATCGACCTGCGCGCGGGGGACGAGCTGTCCGGCCCCGCCGTCGTCCGCGAGCCGTTGTCCACCACCTTCGTCCCGCCGGACCACCACCTCACGGTGGGCGAGTTCGGCGAGCTCCACATCCGACTGGGAGGCACCACGTGACCGCGCTGCGCGACCTCACCGACGAGCAGTTCGCCGCTCGTTACCACTCCGACCGATTCACCGCCGGTGTGCTGGGTAACCGGATGCGCTACGTGGTCGACCACATGTGCGCCGGCCTGCTGAACAACGCCTTCTCGTCCATCCTGCGGGACTGGTACGACTTCGGTGCCACCATCGCGGGCCCGCCGGAGCAGGGCTACCAGATGAGCACGGTGAGCAACTCGCTCGCGGTGTTCCTCGGGACGATGGGCGACGCCGTCCGCAACACCATCGAGGAGTACGGGCCGGAGGAGGTCGAGGAAGGCGACATCATCATCGCCAACGATCCCTACCGGGTGGGCAACCACGTCAACGACATGTGCTTCATCCGCCCCGTCTTCCACGACGGCCGGATCATCTCGTTCGTCACCATCCGCGCCCACCAGCTGGACATGGGCGGGGTGGTTCCGGCCGGGTTCAGCGCCACCAAGCGCAACTCGTACGAGAACGGTCTGGTCATCAGCCCGATGCGGCTGTACATCAAGGACAAGCCGGTCCGCTCCACCTTCAACCTGATCTTCGACAACGCGCGGATGGCCGCGCTGCTCCACCCGGACATGAAGAGCATCTACCAGGCGCTGTTGCTCGCCGAGCGGCTGATCCTGGAGAGCGTGGCCCGCTACGGCGTCGACGCCTATCTCGGTGCCATCTCCTACACCTGCGACGCGTCGGCCGAGGCGATGAGCACCGCGCTGCGCGAGTCCATCCCGGACGGTGTCTACGAGGCCGAGGAGGGCATCGACGCCGACGGGGTCGACGACTCGATCACCTACCAGCTCAAGATCCGGATCTCCAAGCAGGACGACCGGGTGGAGGTGGACCTGTCCGGCACCTCCGAGCAGGCCCGGAGCTCGGTGAACGCCACGGCGCTCGACGCCAAGACGGCCATCGCCGTCGGCATCAAGATGCTGATCGACCAGACCACGCCGTTCAACGCGGGCTCGTTCCGCAACATCGACGTGGTGGTGCCACCTGGCACGATCTGCAGCGCCACCCCGCCGGACGGCTGCGTCTTCCTGTACTGGGAGTCCACGATGCCGGTGCTGCAGGCGGTGTACCGGGCGTTGTCGACGGTGCTCGGCGTCAATGCCGTCGGCGGCGACTACGGCTCGCTGATGCTGCACAACGCCAACGGCGTCACCGAGGACGGCATGCCGTGGACCACCGTCGCCGAGTGCGGCGGCGAGCACGGCCCGTGGGGCGCGACGAAGGCAGGCGACGGCGACAGCTACATGGTCGCCCAGCTGATCAACAACATCGACCCGGCGACCGAGGCCATCGAGGCCAACTCGCCGGTCGTGGTGCTGCGCAAGGAGTACGCCGCGGACACCGCGGGCGTCGGCACGAACCGCGGGGGCGCCTCGGTCCGCCGGGACACGCTGTACCTGCGCGACGCCGAGCACTGGTCCAGCCCGCTGCACACCAAGAAGCCCAGCGGCGTCGGGGCCTACGGCGGCGGTGAGGGCGTGGCCCAGGCGTGCTGGATGTTCCCCCCGGAGAGCTTCGACATCGCCCGCACCCAGGATCTGCTGGGCACCGGTCCCGAGGTCTACGCGACCTCGCAGCCGATCGCGGGCGTGCTGGATCCGCAGACCAAGGTGCTGGACCCGGACGGCGAGTACCACTACTTCGCCTCGACCCCGATCTGGCGCACGAAGCCCCGCACGATCTTCCGTTACCAGACCGGCGGCGGGGGTGGCTGGGGCGATCCGCTGGAGCGGGAGCCCGAGCGCGTCATGCACGACGTCCGCGACGAGTACCTCACGATCGAGGGCGCGTACCGCTACTACGGCGTCGTCGTGGAGGGGAACCCGCTGACCCACCCGGAGCAGCTGACGATCGACGCCGCGGCCACCGAGGCCCGCCGGGCCGAGATGCGGGCCGGATCGGGGGCGGCGCACTGATGGAGTTCAGCACCGACCCGACGACGCTCGAGTGGTGCGAGCGCGTCCAGGGTTTCCTCGACGACCACATCCGGCCCGCCGAGAAGGTCCTGGAGGAGCAGTACGCCTCCGCCGCGGACCCGTTCGATCACGAGCCGCCGATCAAGGCCGAGCTGAAGGAGAAGGCCCGCGCCGCCGGGCTGTGGAACCTGTTCCTGCCGGACGAGGAGTTCGGCGCCGGGCTGACCAATCTGCAGTACGCGCCGCTCGCCGAGATCACCGGGCACAGCATCGACCTGGCCCCGGAGACCTTCAACTGCAGCCCGCCCGACGCGGGCAACATGGAGCTGCTCGCGCAGTACGGCACCGAGGCCCAGCAGCAGGAATGGCTCCGGCCGCTGCTCGACGGCAGCATCCGGTCCTGCTTCGCCATGACCGAGCCGGACGTCGCCAGCTCGGACCCCAACAACCTGCGGACCCGCATCCGCCGCGACGGTGACGACTACGTCATCAACGGCCACAAGTGGTGGACCACCGGCATCTGCCGCCCGATGACGAAGCTGATCATCGTGATGGGGCTGACGGACCCGGACGCACCGCCCGGCAAGCAGCACAGCATGGTCCTCGTGCCGCGGGACGCCCCCGGCATCGAGATCACCCGCTCGCTGCCGGTCTTCGGTTTCCCGCACCACGCCTACGGCGGGCACGGCGAGGTCAGGTTCCACGACGTCCGGGTGCCGGTGGAGAACGTCCTCGGTGTCGAGGGCGGCGGGTTCGCCATCGCCCAGGCCCGGCTCGGGCCGGGCCGGATCCACC is from Pseudonocardia autotrophica and encodes:
- a CDS encoding hydantoinase/oxoprolinase family protein; translation: MSGTMIGVDVGGTFTDVVAIEGGEIRTIKVATEAQTELGVIAGAREAGVENATTFNHASTHGLNAVITRKLPKIAFLTTMGHRDILDAGRTWRPAEALTDAHWRRPYGDASRPLVARYLRRGIRERITADGGILIPLDEDQARAELEVLRRCEVEGVAICLINSYVSSHHEERLRDLVHEVLGPVPCSVSSEVSPLAKEFARSSTTVIDVFMRIIYDGYTSRLDAGLRAEGFTGQLNYANCAAQLVAADIAVEHPYEIVFAGPAAGTMASAYFGSLIDTPDLLCADVGGTSCDISLVTDGAPSVDTTFELEHDLVVNALSNEIVSIGAGGGSLVTISPAGELMVGPGSAGSVPGPACYGRGGTQPATTDTMLLMGIIDPDGFAGGRMRLDPERSRRAFEDLDSPLSFEQRVNYAFRVGVNNVAEGLFNVAVKHGIDPRDYSLLAFGAAGPMLLPAALGLLHAKEVVVPPHPGLFSALGLVSSDQVYGDSRSAYTILAPEAAEGIEKVYAQMEDRLKQRFGDRGADVEFVRTFDALLMGQSWETPFVGIPDGPITADTVTRMIANFHDVYEQRTGNRFEALPVQGVTYRVEAVFPAAKVEYPKIPRRDSGGPVPSRELEIRYLTDEPLAAHEYQRIDLRAGDELSGPAVVREPLSTTFVPPDHHLTVGEFGELHIRLGGTT
- a CDS encoding hydantoinase B/oxoprolinase family protein, whose amino-acid sequence is MTALRDLTDEQFAARYHSDRFTAGVLGNRMRYVVDHMCAGLLNNAFSSILRDWYDFGATIAGPPEQGYQMSTVSNSLAVFLGTMGDAVRNTIEEYGPEEVEEGDIIIANDPYRVGNHVNDMCFIRPVFHDGRIISFVTIRAHQLDMGGVVPAGFSATKRNSYENGLVISPMRLYIKDKPVRSTFNLIFDNARMAALLHPDMKSIYQALLLAERLILESVARYGVDAYLGAISYTCDASAEAMSTALRESIPDGVYEAEEGIDADGVDDSITYQLKIRISKQDDRVEVDLSGTSEQARSSVNATALDAKTAIAVGIKMLIDQTTPFNAGSFRNIDVVVPPGTICSATPPDGCVFLYWESTMPVLQAVYRALSTVLGVNAVGGDYGSLMLHNANGVTEDGMPWTTVAECGGEHGPWGATKAGDGDSYMVAQLINNIDPATEAIEANSPVVVLRKEYAADTAGVGTNRGGASVRRDTLYLRDAEHWSSPLHTKKPSGVGAYGGGEGVAQACWMFPPESFDIARTQDLLGTGPEVYATSQPIAGVLDPQTKVLDPDGEYHYFASTPIWRTKPRTIFRYQTGGGGGWGDPLEREPERVMHDVRDEYLTIEGAYRYYGVVVEGNPLTHPEQLTIDAAATEARRAEMRAGSGAAH
- a CDS encoding acyl-CoA dehydrogenase family protein, with translation MEFSTDPTTLEWCERVQGFLDDHIRPAEKVLEEQYASAADPFDHEPPIKAELKEKARAAGLWNLFLPDEEFGAGLTNLQYAPLAEITGHSIDLAPETFNCSPPDAGNMELLAQYGTEAQQQEWLRPLLDGSIRSCFAMTEPDVASSDPNNLRTRIRRDGDDYVINGHKWWTTGICRPMTKLIIVMGLTDPDAPPGKQHSMVLVPRDAPGIEITRSLPVFGFPHHAYGGHGEVRFHDVRVPVENVLGVEGGGFAIAQARLGPGRIHHCMRLLGHAERAVELMCRRAHERATFGTPLAEQGVVQEWIADARMDIEQARLLVMKTAWLMDTMGNKGARVEISTIKVVVPRITARIVDRAIQVFGGAGVSNDLPLANYYVEARYLQIGDGPDEVHKRAVARRELRKYAG